The Streptomyces sp. P9-A4 genome contains a region encoding:
- a CDS encoding MarR family winged helix-turn-helix transcriptional regulator — MEDEVDRLVAAWRRERPDLDVEPLEVLSRVSRLARHLDRARRLAFSEHQLEPWEFDVLTSLRRAGAPYQLSPGQLLTQTLVTSGTMTNRIDRLTKKGLVERLPDPSDRRGVLVRLTPEGRDRADEALAGLLAQERAILAQLSRAQRGELAGLLRRLTAPFDNVPG; from the coding sequence ATGGAGGACGAGGTCGACCGACTGGTCGCAGCATGGCGCCGCGAGCGCCCCGACCTCGACGTGGAACCGCTCGAGGTGCTCAGCCGCGTCTCGCGGCTCGCCCGGCACCTCGACCGCGCCCGTCGGCTCGCCTTCTCCGAGCACCAGCTGGAGCCCTGGGAGTTCGACGTCCTCACCTCACTGCGCCGGGCCGGAGCGCCCTACCAGCTCTCCCCCGGCCAGCTCCTCACCCAGACCCTGGTCACCTCGGGCACCATGACCAACCGCATCGACCGGCTCACCAAGAAGGGCCTCGTCGAGCGGCTGCCCGACCCCAGCGACCGGCGCGGCGTCCTCGTCCGGCTCACCCCCGAGGGCCGCGACCGCGCCGACGAGGCACTCGCCGGACTCCTCGCCCAGGAGCGCGCCATCCTGGCCCAGCTCTCCCGCGCCCAGCGCGGCGAACTGGCCGGACTGCTACGCCGGCTGACCGCCCCGTTCGACAACGTCCCCGGCTAG
- a CDS encoding response regulator transcription factor — MARIRVLVVDDHRVFAESLAAALAAEPDVDVAAAGSGPAALRCLERGAAEGRRFDVLLVDAELGAGPPGAAVARAVPDDAEGAEGAVDGISLVAGVRRAQPAVRAVVLAEKDDPRRAALALQAGASGWVAKDCSLQRLLAVVRGVLRDETHLPPALLTGVLRELTEVRKHRTDSERLVESLTPREREVLRCMVAGLGRKAVAERLFLSPHTVRTHMQNVLGKLGVHSTLAAVALARRAGVGPARLGEAPLSGLAGDVVERGGQPA, encoded by the coding sequence GTGGCACGTATCCGTGTCCTGGTGGTGGACGACCACCGCGTCTTCGCCGAATCGCTGGCCGCCGCACTCGCGGCGGAGCCCGACGTCGACGTCGCCGCCGCGGGAAGCGGCCCGGCCGCCCTGCGCTGCCTGGAGCGCGGTGCGGCGGAGGGGCGCAGGTTCGACGTGCTGCTCGTCGACGCCGAGCTGGGCGCGGGCCCGCCGGGCGCGGCCGTGGCCCGGGCGGTCCCGGACGACGCCGAGGGCGCCGAGGGTGCCGTTGACGGGATCTCGCTGGTGGCGGGGGTGCGCAGGGCGCAGCCCGCGGTCCGCGCCGTGGTCCTCGCGGAGAAGGACGACCCGCGGCGGGCGGCGCTCGCCCTCCAGGCCGGGGCCTCCGGCTGGGTGGCGAAGGACTGCTCGCTGCAACGGCTCCTCGCGGTGGTGCGGGGGGTGCTGCGGGACGAGACGCATCTGCCGCCCGCGCTGCTCACCGGGGTGCTGCGGGAGCTGACGGAGGTGCGCAAGCACCGGACGGACAGCGAGCGTCTGGTGGAGTCGCTGACCCCGCGCGAGCGGGAGGTGCTGCGGTGCATGGTCGCGGGTCTGGGCCGCAAGGCGGTCGCGGAGCGGCTCTTCCTGTCGCCGCACACGGTCCGTACGCACATGCAGAACGTGCTGGGGAAGCTCGGGGTGCACTCGACCCTGGCGGCGGTGGCGCTGGCCCGCCGGGCGGGCGTGGGCCCCGCGCGGCTGGGTGAGGCGCCGCTGTCCGGTCTAGCCGGGGACGTTGTCGAACGGGGCGGTCAGCCGGCGTAG
- the galK gene encoding galactokinase, translated as MSVTEDFEALYGAAPDGVWAAPGRVNLIGEYTDFNEGFVLPLALPHTTVAAVSRREDGVLRLHSADIDGGVVQLAVDALEPLSGGGWAAYPAGVVWALREAGHPVTGADVHLTSTVPTGAGLSSSAALEVVTALALNDLFGLGLTRAEIARLAQRAENAFVGVPCGVMDQMASACAEEGHALHLDTRDLSYRQVPFDLAHEGLRLLVVDTRVKHALGDGAYAERRAGCEAGARALGVRALRDVSAVRLPETLARLSDETMRRYVRHVVTDNARVERTIALLDAGATRAVGPVLTEGHASLRDDLRVSCPELDLAVEAANAAGALGARMTGGGFGGSAVVLVDTDRADAVVAAVEKAFAEAGYAPPGIFPAVPAEGARRI; from the coding sequence ATGAGCGTCACCGAGGACTTCGAGGCGCTGTACGGCGCCGCACCCGACGGTGTCTGGGCCGCCCCCGGGCGGGTCAACCTCATCGGGGAGTACACCGACTTCAACGAGGGCTTCGTGCTGCCGCTCGCGCTGCCGCACACCACCGTCGCCGCCGTCTCCCGGCGCGAGGACGGCGTCCTGCGCCTGCACTCCGCCGACATCGACGGCGGTGTCGTCCAGCTCGCCGTCGACGCCCTCGAGCCGCTCTCGGGCGGCGGCTGGGCGGCCTACCCGGCCGGTGTCGTCTGGGCGCTGAGGGAGGCGGGGCACCCGGTGACGGGCGCGGACGTGCACCTCACCTCGACCGTGCCGACCGGCGCCGGGCTCTCCTCCTCGGCGGCCCTCGAGGTCGTCACCGCGCTCGCCCTGAACGACCTGTTCGGACTCGGGCTCACCCGGGCCGAGATCGCCCGGCTCGCGCAGCGCGCCGAGAACGCCTTCGTCGGCGTGCCCTGCGGGGTCATGGACCAGATGGCCTCCGCGTGCGCCGAGGAGGGCCATGCCCTCCATCTGGACACCCGGGACCTCTCGTACCGCCAGGTCCCCTTCGACCTCGCCCACGAAGGGCTGCGGCTGCTCGTCGTCGACACCCGGGTGAAGCACGCCCTCGGGGACGGCGCGTACGCGGAGCGGCGCGCCGGGTGTGAAGCGGGTGCGCGGGCGCTCGGTGTCCGTGCCCTGCGCGACGTGAGCGCCGTGCGCCTGCCCGAAACCCTCGCACGTCTGAGCGACGAGACGATGCGGCGGTACGTCCGGCACGTCGTCACCGACAACGCGCGCGTGGAGCGGACCATCGCCCTGCTCGACGCCGGAGCCACCCGCGCCGTCGGCCCGGTCCTCACCGAGGGGCACGCCTCCCTCCGCGACGACCTGCGGGTCTCCTGCCCCGAGCTGGACCTCGCCGTCGAGGCGGCGAACGCCGCCGGGGCGCTCGGCGCCCGGATGACCGGCGGCGGCTTCGGCGGCTCGGCCGTCGTCCTGGTCGACACCGACCGGGCGGACGCGGTCGTCGCCGCCGTGGAGAAGGCCTTCGCCGAGGCCGGGTACGCCCCTCCGGGGATCTTCCCGGCCGTCCCCGCGGAGGGCGCGCGCAGGATCTGA